From Sulfurovum zhangzhouensis, one genomic window encodes:
- the leuS gene encoding leucine--tRNA ligase, with the protein MRYTPSEIEAKWQKQWDDEQAFEPSDSLTQKKKYILSMFPFPSGRLHMGHVRNYAIGDAIARYYRKQDYNVLHPIGWDAFGMPAENAAIKHGRHPKEWTYSNIDYMRKELNSLGLSFSKTREFATCDPLYTKWEQEFIIKMFEEGLLFRESTTVNWCEDCHTVLANEQVEEGCCWRCDNPVELKEMPGYYLDIIKYADELLEDLKTLEGKWPNQVLTMQENWIGKSQGLEFSFELSEESKAKLDGKFEKYTVFTTRPDTIYGVSYSALAAEHPITKYMVEHNLLDDETAAKITAIANMGERERAQSDKEGYPLGISVIHPLTGEEVPVWTANFVLASYGGGAVMAVPAHDERDYEFATKYDLPVKRVISGGEELPYTGEGELTDSAAFTGLNNYEAKAKVIATFEEAGFGKGTTNYKLRNWGVSRQRYWGAPIPFVHCKSCGLVPEKIENLPIALPEDVEITGEGNPLDNHPTWKHCKCPKCGEDAVRETDTLDTFVQSSWYQFRYATNPKKWNEVGIDKEEANYWLGVDQYIGGIEHAILHLLYARFFTKVLRDLGYVNIDEPFNRLLTQGMVTMDGAKMSKSKGNTVDPDKLIEEYGADTARLFILFAAPPQKELEWNDNAVDGAFRFIKKLYDRADKVTGKTLPVIEHGALSKEAKLARQKVYEALQKSADVYEKTFAFNTLIAACMEAMNALDKQESAEVWGEGMYVMLNLLEPIIPHAASELSEALFGRENLKALLEVKEEVFVQESILYVVMIGGKKRAEFEISPSASQDEILARAKEEGAKWLEGMQIVKEIVVPNKLVNLAVKPA; encoded by the coding sequence ATGCGTTATACTCCAAGCGAGATCGAAGCCAAGTGGCAAAAACAGTGGGATGATGAGCAGGCATTTGAGCCTTCGGATTCTTTAACTCAGAAGAAAAAGTACATTTTGAGTATGTTCCCTTTCCCTAGTGGAAGATTGCATATGGGACACGTACGTAACTATGCGATCGGTGATGCGATAGCACGTTATTATAGAAAGCAAGACTACAATGTACTGCATCCTATCGGCTGGGATGCATTCGGTATGCCTGCAGAGAATGCTGCGATCAAGCACGGACGTCATCCAAAAGAGTGGACTTACTCTAACATCGACTATATGAGAAAAGAGCTCAACTCATTGGGGCTTTCGTTTTCTAAAACACGTGAGTTCGCTACCTGTGACCCACTCTACACCAAGTGGGAGCAGGAGTTCATCATCAAGATGTTTGAAGAGGGATTACTCTTCCGTGAATCAACAACGGTAAACTGGTGTGAGGATTGTCATACCGTTTTGGCAAATGAGCAGGTTGAAGAGGGATGCTGTTGGCGTTGTGATAATCCTGTAGAGCTTAAAGAGATGCCGGGATATTACCTTGATATCATTAAGTATGCCGATGAGCTGCTTGAAGATTTGAAAACACTAGAGGGCAAATGGCCAAACCAGGTACTCACGATGCAGGAGAACTGGATAGGTAAATCTCAGGGACTTGAATTCAGTTTTGAGTTGAGCGAAGAGAGTAAAGCAAAACTTGACGGAAAATTTGAGAAGTACACGGTATTTACTACACGTCCTGACACTATCTACGGTGTTAGCTACTCAGCACTCGCTGCTGAACATCCTATTACGAAGTACATGGTAGAACATAATCTTCTTGATGATGAGACAGCTGCAAAGATCACAGCTATTGCAAATATGGGTGAGCGTGAGAGAGCGCAGTCAGATAAAGAGGGATATCCGCTTGGAATCTCTGTGATCCACCCGCTTACCGGAGAAGAGGTACCGGTATGGACAGCTAACTTCGTACTTGCAAGTTACGGCGGCGGTGCGGTTATGGCAGTACCTGCACATGATGAGAGAGATTATGAGTTTGCAACCAAGTATGACCTCCCGGTCAAAAGAGTGATCAGCGGCGGTGAAGAGCTTCCATATACCGGTGAGGGTGAGCTGACAGATTCAGCAGCATTTACCGGACTCAATAACTATGAGGCAAAGGCAAAGGTCATTGCAACTTTTGAAGAGGCAGGATTTGGTAAAGGGACGACAAATTACAAGCTTCGTAACTGGGGTGTAAGCCGTCAGCGTTATTGGGGTGCACCGATCCCGTTCGTTCACTGTAAATCTTGCGGATTGGTACCTGAGAAGATAGAGAATCTTCCGATCGCATTGCCTGAAGATGTAGAGATCACCGGTGAAGGGAATCCGTTGGACAACCATCCGACATGGAAGCACTGTAAGTGTCCAAAATGTGGAGAGGATGCTGTACGTGAGACCGATACACTTGATACTTTTGTGCAGTCAAGCTGGTATCAGTTCCGTTATGCGACCAATCCTAAAAAATGGAATGAAGTAGGTATCGATAAGGAAGAGGCGAACTACTGGTTGGGTGTAGACCAGTACATCGGAGGGATCGAGCATGCGATCCTTCACCTATTGTATGCGAGGTTCTTCACAAAAGTACTTCGTGACCTGGGATATGTCAATATCGATGAGCCGTTTAACAGACTACTGACTCAGGGAATGGTTACTATGGATGGTGCGAAGATGAGTAAGTCCAAAGGGAACACTGTAGACCCGGATAAACTTATCGAAGAGTATGGGGCAGATACTGCAAGACTGTTTATCCTTTTTGCTGCGCCACCGCAAAAAGAGCTTGAATGGAATGACAATGCCGTGGACGGTGCATTCAGATTTATCAAAAAGCTTTATGACAGAGCGGATAAAGTGACAGGTAAAACATTACCTGTGATTGAGCATGGAGCACTTTCCAAAGAGGCTAAACTTGCACGTCAAAAGGTATATGAAGCATTGCAGAAGTCAGCAGATGTGTATGAGAAGACCTTTGCTTTCAATACATTGATCGCAGCATGTATGGAGGCAATGAACGCACTTGATAAACAAGAGAGTGCAGAGGTATGGGGTGAAGGAATGTATGTAATGCTCAATCTCCTTGAACCTATCATCCCTCATGCAGCAAGTGAACTGAGCGAAGCACTCTTTGGAAGAGAGAACCTCAAAGCATTACTTGAAGTAAAGGAAGAGGTATTTGTTCAAGAGAGCATCCTTTATGTAGTGATGATCGGCGGGAAGAAGCGTGCGGAGTTTGAGATCTCCCCTAGTGCAAGCCAAGATGAGATCCTTGCTAGAGCCAAAGAAGAAGGTGCTAAGTGGCTTGAAGGAATGCAGATCGTTAAAGAGATCGTTGTACCGAATAAACTGGTCAACCTTGCAGTAAAACCGGCTTAA
- the ypfJ gene encoding KPN_02809 family neutral zinc metallopeptidase, translating to MKWRDQRRSSNVDDRRSSTGGGGISAGTILFLFRLLGPLLRTKFGWAIIVLGVVAYLSGFNPLSMLGVGGVASKPVDQKKDDENAAFISTVLANTEDVWNKQLKGYREPKVVLYRGATQSGCGFASAQVGPFYCPADQKVYLDLGFFEELANNHNAPGDFAQAYVLAHEIGHHIQNLQGTLAKVQKAKQQWGGDSKRTNALQVKVELQADCYAGAWAHYAHKDFGIIEEGDVEEALNAASAIGDDTLQKKAGRTVRPDAFTHGSSEQRIEWFRRGLRTGNLRECDTFR from the coding sequence ATGAAATGGCGAGACCAAAGACGCAGTTCCAATGTTGATGACAGGCGTTCAAGTACAGGTGGAGGAGGCATTTCAGCAGGGACGATACTGTTCCTGTTTAGACTTTTGGGACCATTGCTTCGAACAAAGTTCGGATGGGCAATAATCGTATTGGGTGTGGTTGCCTATCTCAGCGGATTTAACCCGCTTTCCATGCTGGGAGTAGGAGGAGTGGCTTCCAAGCCGGTTGATCAGAAAAAAGATGACGAGAATGCTGCATTTATCTCAACGGTATTAGCCAATACTGAAGATGTATGGAACAAGCAATTAAAGGGATATCGAGAACCAAAAGTAGTACTTTACCGTGGTGCTACACAAAGCGGGTGCGGCTTCGCTTCGGCTCAAGTAGGTCCATTCTACTGCCCGGCTGACCAAAAGGTCTATCTGGACCTTGGATTTTTTGAGGAGCTTGCAAACAATCATAATGCTCCGGGGGATTTTGCCCAGGCTTACGTACTGGCTCATGAGATAGGGCACCATATCCAAAACCTTCAGGGTACATTGGCGAAAGTACAAAAAGCCAAACAGCAGTGGGGAGGAGATAGCAAAAGAACGAATGCACTTCAAGTCAAAGTAGAGTTACAGGCTGATTGTTATGCAGGCGCATGGGCACATTATGCGCACAAGGATTTCGGTATTATCGAAGAGGGTGATGTGGAAGAGGCATTGAACGCTGCAAGTGCTATCGGTGATGATACATTGCAAAAAAAAGCGGGTAGAACCGTCAGGCCTGATGCCTTTACACATGGCAGTTCTGAACAACGTATAGAATGGTTTAGAAGAGGATTACGTACGGGTAATTTAAGAGAGTGTGATACCTTTCGCTGA
- a CDS encoding DNA polymerase III subunit gamma/tau — translation MSLALARKYRPATFSDLIGQEAVSQTLSLALEGDRLSHAYLFSGLRGSGKTSTARIFAKALLCETGTSSHPCGVCTHCVMASENRHMDIIEMDAASNRGIDDIKDLIEHTKYKPSSARFKIFIIDEVHMLTNQAFNALLKTLEEPPAFVKFILATTDPLKLPATILSRTQHFRFKKIPQNLVQGHLEHILNLENIGFEKEALDIIARTGAGSLRDSLTLLDQAIVYSKNYVDVSTVTNMLGIIEPSLLEQLIQNIIRKDQSKVLEFLKIASNYEAEMILDELTLYLKAQLLSKSTALTPMIIERFFRVIAESKGLLALGSDGEFILTLTLFKMMEALHIKEIDTMIHALEKELQGIQITMPSIEPIQPTHSEVITITEADLTPLRPSVKQESPVEPNVVKEILEPSPETTEEINEQNIEQILEESSVIEEPFIDEQETEIKPDEPLQEKVTAPDLNKKRFEALVQKIFDRDFELGMCFETNIEFESFENGTLTWSSTAQGEEKKQLITHWGVINMFVKELFGFDTKILNISKEQSPQAQEETKKKSDEIMISSSENSTAPTDEEKECNASASMLEDVEMKSSCIAPEAGETEAAKEKDPSTLLEEPMIKAAIELFDPKKVRIKRKS, via the coding sequence GTGTCTTTAGCCCTTGCAAGAAAATACCGGCCTGCTACTTTCAGTGATCTTATAGGTCAGGAAGCAGTGTCTCAGACCCTCTCACTTGCACTGGAAGGAGACAGGCTCTCCCACGCATATCTATTCTCTGGACTCCGTGGTAGCGGTAAGACCTCTACAGCACGTATCTTTGCTAAAGCGTTGCTCTGTGAAACAGGTACATCTTCCCATCCATGCGGTGTATGTACACACTGTGTCATGGCAAGTGAAAACCGTCATATGGATATCATCGAGATGGATGCTGCAAGTAACCGGGGTATTGATGACATTAAAGATCTTATAGAACATACCAAGTATAAACCAAGCTCTGCACGTTTCAAGATTTTTATCATAGATGAAGTGCATATGCTTACCAATCAAGCTTTCAATGCCCTGCTTAAAACACTCGAAGAGCCTCCGGCCTTTGTCAAGTTTATCCTAGCAACTACAGACCCGCTAAAGCTGCCGGCTACCATACTCTCCAGAACACAGCATTTCAGGTTTAAAAAAATTCCTCAGAATCTTGTACAGGGGCATCTTGAACATATTTTGAACCTTGAAAATATCGGGTTTGAAAAAGAAGCCCTAGATATCATTGCCCGTACGGGGGCTGGAAGTTTGAGAGACTCTCTTACACTGCTTGATCAAGCAATCGTGTATTCCAAAAACTATGTAGATGTTTCTACCGTAACCAATATGCTTGGTATCATTGAACCAAGTTTGCTTGAACAATTGATCCAGAATATCATTCGTAAAGATCAGAGCAAAGTGCTAGAGTTCCTTAAAATCGCATCCAACTATGAAGCTGAGATGATCCTAGATGAATTGACACTTTATCTGAAAGCACAACTGCTTTCCAAAAGTACTGCATTAACTCCTATGATCATTGAGCGTTTCTTCAGAGTCATCGCAGAATCCAAAGGACTGCTTGCACTTGGGAGTGATGGTGAATTTATCCTGACATTAACACTGTTCAAAATGATGGAAGCCCTGCATATCAAAGAGATCGATACCATGATACACGCCCTTGAAAAAGAGTTACAGGGTATACAGATCACTATGCCGTCAATCGAGCCAATACAACCAACACATTCTGAGGTGATCACAATCACCGAAGCTGATCTTACTCCTTTACGCCCTAGTGTAAAACAAGAGAGCCCTGTAGAACCTAATGTGGTTAAAGAAATCCTAGAGCCTAGCCCTGAAACTACGGAAGAGATCAATGAACAAAATATTGAACAGATCCTGGAAGAATCGTCAGTAATAGAAGAACCGTTTATTGATGAACAAGAAACGGAGATAAAGCCTGATGAACCTCTCCAGGAGAAGGTAACGGCGCCAGACCTGAACAAGAAACGCTTTGAGGCACTCGTACAAAAAATATTTGACAGAGATTTTGAATTGGGTATGTGTTTTGAGACGAATATCGAATTTGAAAGTTTTGAAAACGGTACACTAACCTGGAGCTCTACGGCACAGGGTGAAGAGAAAAAACAGCTGATCACCCATTGGGGTGTGATCAACATGTTTGTCAAAGAGCTCTTTGGATTTGATACCAAGATCCTCAATATTTCAAAAGAACAATCCCCCCAGGCACAAGAAGAAACAAAAAAAAAATCTGATGAGATAATGATATCTTCATCTGAGAATAGCACTGCTCCAACAGATGAAGAGAAAGAGTGTAATGCTTCTGCATCTATGCTTGAAGATGTTGAGATGAAAAGCTCTTGTATTGCACCTGAAGCAGGTGAAACCGAAGCGGCAAAAGAAAAAGATCCTTCTACCTTGTTAGAAGAACCGATGATAAAGGCTGCGATTGAACTGTTTGATCCTAAAAAAGTAAGAATTAAACGAAAAAGCTAG
- a CDS encoding TIGR00282 family metallophosphoesterase encodes MRIGFIGDIVGKPGRLMLKRHLKRLQEEHFIDYTIANYENASHGFGLTEKNCNELLGYGIDMMTGGNHSFDKKEIFELFDSHPLIRPMNYPQSAPGKGIFETTILGKNVAILNLMGHYTMPMVDNPFTMIVEQVALLRSRGFRHIIIDMHAEASSEKQALLHMLKEDVSAILGTHTHVATDDLQIVKGCCYITDVGLTGCRDGVIGMREDVPLRRFLTGIGGHFDVPDECKAVMHMIVFELDDNGACLRAEKIKIYDDNPKIVTQAWIE; translated from the coding sequence ATGCGTATAGGTTTTATCGGTGATATTGTCGGTAAACCCGGGCGTCTTATGCTTAAACGACATCTCAAAAGATTACAAGAAGAACACTTTATCGATTATACGATAGCTAACTATGAAAATGCTTCTCACGGTTTTGGATTGACAGAAAAAAACTGTAACGAACTGTTGGGATACGGCATTGATATGATGACAGGTGGAAATCACAGTTTTGATAAAAAAGAGATCTTTGAGCTCTTTGACAGCCACCCGCTTATTAGACCGATGAACTATCCGCAAAGTGCTCCGGGAAAAGGGATATTTGAAACAACGATTCTTGGAAAAAATGTAGCGATACTTAACCTTATGGGACATTATACAATGCCTATGGTGGATAATCCTTTTACAATGATTGTTGAACAAGTGGCATTATTACGATCCAGAGGTTTTAGGCATATCATTATTGATATGCACGCAGAGGCAAGCAGTGAGAAACAGGCACTTTTACATATGCTCAAAGAAGATGTTTCAGCGATTCTTGGTACCCATACGCATGTAGCAACAGATGACCTTCAGATAGTTAAGGGATGCTGTTATATCACGGATGTAGGGCTAACCGGATGCAGGGATGGTGTCATAGGAATGAGAGAAGACGTGCCTTTAAGACGTTTTCTCACAGGAATTGGCGGTCACTTTGATGTACCTGATGAATGTAAAGCAGTGATGCATATGATTGTTTTCGAGCTTGATGATAATGGAGCATGTCTTCGTGCAGAAAAGATCAAGATCTATGATGACAATCCAAAGATCGTCACACAGGCATGGATCGAGTAA
- a CDS encoding beta-ketoacyl-ACP synthase III: MSPTKPVYASFRSIGAYVPEKILSNADLEKIVDTSDEWIVKRTGIKERRIAADDEYTSDMGAKAAEMAIERAGIAKEKIDLVICATVTPDHFNMPSTACIISDKLGIHNVQAFDISAACSGFVYVLSIAKAFIESGMKKNVLVIGAEKFSSIVDYTDRTTCILFGDGAGAAVISATENKEEGFIDVHASADGSFSDFLVTPAPGAVHPASVAMIDEKLHFVQMKGNETFKLAVKTLTKDVKDILEHNNIKSEDIPHFIPHQANYRIIKAVGDALKMRDDQVALTVHKYGNTSAASIPMAINDLYESGKLKTGELMLLDTFGGGLTWASALLPFMGK; the protein is encoded by the coding sequence ATGTCTCCAACTAAGCCAGTTTATGCTTCTTTTAGATCTATCGGTGCGTATGTCCCGGAAAAGATTTTATCCAATGCAGACCTTGAAAAGATTGTTGATACATCTGATGAGTGGATTGTGAAGCGTACAGGGATCAAAGAACGTCGTATTGCTGCAGATGACGAATATACAAGTGATATGGGGGCAAAAGCAGCCGAAATGGCGATAGAACGTGCAGGTATTGCTAAAGAAAAGATTGATCTTGTGATCTGTGCAACGGTAACACCGGATCATTTCAATATGCCTTCAACGGCTTGTATCATATCTGATAAACTTGGTATTCATAATGTACAGGCATTTGATATCTCGGCTGCATGTAGCGGATTTGTTTATGTCCTTTCGATTGCCAAAGCATTTATTGAATCTGGAATGAAGAAAAACGTACTTGTTATTGGAGCTGAAAAGTTCTCTTCTATTGTTGATTATACAGATAGAACGACCTGTATATTATTTGGTGACGGTGCAGGTGCAGCAGTGATCTCTGCTACAGAGAACAAAGAGGAAGGGTTTATCGATGTACATGCAAGTGCTGACGGTTCTTTCTCAGACTTTTTGGTAACTCCTGCTCCAGGAGCAGTACATCCTGCAAGTGTTGCTATGATCGATGAAAAACTGCATTTTGTACAGATGAAAGGAAATGAGACTTTTAAATTGGCTGTCAAGACTTTGACTAAAGATGTAAAAGATATCCTTGAACACAACAACATCAAGTCAGAAGATATCCCTCACTTTATCCCGCATCAGGCAAATTACCGTATCATTAAGGCAGTAGGTGATGCACTCAAAATGAGAGATGATCAGGTAGCATTGACTGTACATAAATACGGTAACACTTCAGCGGCTTCTATCCCTATGGCGATCAATGATCTGTATGAATCCGGTAAGCTTAAAACCGGTGAGTTAATGTTGCTTGATACTTTTGGCGGTGGTTTGACTTGGGCTTCTGCTTTACTTCCATTTATGGGTAAATAG
- the plsX gene encoding phosphate acyltransferase PlsX, which produces MIRIAIDAMGGDFGPEPVIEGVVQALEERKFIPILVGDKEEILSFLPPYYVDKVEIVEASDVIDMSDAATDALKRKDSSIYKAVELVREGQADAVMSAGHSGATMTAATLRIGRLPGISKPGLATLMPSIGKHKTLVLDVGSVTDCKPQNLYEFGAMGEAYAEKILGISSPTVGLLSNGSEDSKGNELTKATFPLLKNLKGFIGNVEGKDIFNGKVNVIVCDGFTGNILLKTSEGVVATVFDLMKQYIRKSLPAKIGAFMMKKKVFVNMKKQIDKDEYGGAPLLGLKGCAIISHGASSPKAIKNAIFQAIRYVESDVNTTIEKRLSEGN; this is translated from the coding sequence ATGATTAGAATTGCAATTGATGCAATGGGTGGGGACTTTGGTCCCGAACCTGTAATTGAAGGTGTGGTTCAAGCACTAGAAGAAAGAAAGTTTATCCCTATACTTGTAGGTGATAAAGAAGAGATCCTCTCATTCCTTCCTCCTTATTATGTAGATAAAGTTGAAATTGTTGAAGCCAGTGATGTGATAGATATGTCAGATGCTGCAACGGATGCACTTAAACGTAAAGATTCTTCTATTTACAAAGCAGTAGAACTTGTACGTGAAGGACAAGCAGATGCTGTAATGTCAGCAGGGCACAGTGGTGCAACAATGACTGCTGCAACACTGAGAATCGGTCGTCTTCCAGGGATTTCTAAGCCAGGTCTTGCGACACTTATGCCAAGTATCGGTAAACACAAAACGTTGGTACTTGATGTTGGTTCAGTCACGGACTGTAAGCCACAAAACCTTTATGAATTCGGTGCAATGGGTGAAGCATATGCTGAGAAGATTTTGGGTATCAGCTCACCAACAGTAGGATTGCTTTCGAATGGTTCTGAGGACAGCAAAGGAAATGAACTGACCAAGGCTACTTTCCCTCTTTTGAAGAATCTTAAGGGCTTTATCGGGAACGTTGAAGGAAAAGATATCTTTAACGGGAAAGTAAATGTGATTGTGTGTGACGGGTTTACAGGCAATATCCTGCTTAAGACAAGTGAAGGTGTTGTTGCAACGGTTTTTGATCTGATGAAGCAATATATTCGAAAGTCACTTCCTGCAAAGATCGGCGCATTCATGATGAAGAAAAAAGTATTTGTCAACATGAAAAAGCAGATCGATAAAGATGAGTATGGTGGAGCACCGCTTTTAGGTCTTAAAGGATGTGCAATCATCTCTCATGGTGCTTCCAGTCCAAAAGCAATAAAAAATGCAATCTTCCAGGCAATACGTTATGTTGAATCAGATGTCAACACAACAATAGAAAAACGATTGTCAGAAGGTAACTAA
- the rpmF gene encoding 50S ribosomal protein L32 codes for MAVPKRRVSKTRTAKRRTHYKLTLPMPVKDADGTWRMPHHMNMTTGEYKATKA; via the coding sequence ATGGCAGTACCTAAGAGAAGAGTAAGTAAAACTAGAACAGCAAAAAGAAGAACACACTATAAATTGACACTTCCAATGCCTGTAAAAGATGCAGATGGAACTTGGAGAATGCCTCACCACATGAATATGACTACAGGTGAGTACAAAGCTACTAAAGCTTAA
- a CDS encoding YceD family protein: protein MIIRFDKIGTTPKDFEVSLGDATLSGTLQKSGYHRVALDAVMGGKVELDCDRCGQSYDYPIEGKLNLTISDMMIEDKDDLDIIEFLDGDIDLTYILESEINALKGAYHYCENCDNGDENFEIEF from the coding sequence ATGATTATTCGTTTTGATAAAATAGGCACGACTCCAAAAGATTTTGAAGTGAGCCTGGGAGATGCCACACTCAGTGGTACGCTTCAGAAAAGTGGATATCATCGTGTAGCACTTGATGCCGTTATGGGCGGGAAAGTAGAACTTGACTGCGACAGATGCGGGCAAAGCTATGATTATCCCATTGAAGGTAAGTTGAATCTTACCATCAGTGATATGATGATTGAAGATAAAGATGATTTGGATATAATTGAGTTTTTGGATGGAGACATCGATTTAACCTATATCTTGGAGAGTGAGATAAATGCTCTCAAAGGTGCTTATCATTATTGTGAAAATTGTGACAATGGTGATGAGAATTTCGAAATTGAATTTTAA
- the ndk gene encoding nucleoside-diphosphate kinase: MERTLSIIKPDAVAKNVVGQILSRFEDAGLRIAATKKTRLSRVDAEAFYAVHKDRPFFGELVEFMISGPVVVSVLEGENAMAMNRELMGATNPKEAAPGTIRADFADSIDANAVHGSDSLENAEIEINFFFAQREIH, translated from the coding sequence ATGGAAAGAACACTATCAATTATCAAGCCAGATGCAGTAGCAAAAAACGTTGTAGGTCAAATCCTAAGCAGATTTGAAGATGCAGGTCTTAGAATCGCAGCAACAAAAAAAACTAGACTTTCACGTGTAGATGCAGAAGCATTTTATGCAGTTCACAAGGATAGACCATTCTTTGGAGAACTTGTTGAGTTCATGATCTCTGGTCCAGTTGTAGTATCTGTACTTGAGGGTGAAAATGCAATGGCTATGAACAGAGAGCTTATGGGTGCAACAAACCCAAAAGAAGCAGCACCAGGTACAATCAGAGCCGATTTTGCTGATAGCATTGATGCAAACGCTGTACATGGAAGTGACTCATTGGAAAATGCAGAAATCGAGATCAATTTCTTCTTTGCACAAAGAGAGATCCACTAA
- the metK gene encoding methionine adenosyltransferase, with protein sequence MANEYIFTSESVTEGHPDKMADQISDAILDYIIDHDKNARVACETLLSNGFCVIAGELKTTAYAPMQEIAREVVREIGYTDASYGFDYRSAGVLNGIGEQSPDINQGVDKTCGEIGAGDQGLMFGYACKETPELMPLPISLAHKLTAKLAEVRKNGTVPFLRPDGKAQVSVKYVDEKPVSIDTIVISTQHHDTVSLEQVQKAVLEEVIKPVIPAEMMHDDITYHINPTGRFVIGGPQGDAGLTGRKIIVDTYGGSCPHGGGAFSGKDPTKVDRSAAYAARYVAKNLVAAGACEKATIQIAYAIGVAAPVSIYINTHGTAVVEEAKITECVKALFDLTPKGIIDELDLLRPIYKKTAAYGHFGREDSDFTWEQTTRVDEIKSFLGL encoded by the coding sequence ATGGCTAACGAATACATTTTTACAAGCGAATCAGTAACTGAAGGTCATCCTGATAAAATGGCTGACCAGATCTCTGATGCAATACTTGATTATATCATTGACCATGATAAGAATGCAAGGGTTGCATGTGAGACATTACTGAGCAATGGTTTTTGTGTTATTGCAGGTGAATTGAAGACTACAGCGTATGCTCCAATGCAGGAGATTGCAAGAGAAGTAGTCAGAGAGATCGGTTATACTGATGCAAGCTATGGATTTGATTACAGAAGTGCGGGAGTGCTCAACGGGATCGGAGAGCAGAGTCCTGATATCAATCAAGGTGTGGATAAAACTTGCGGAGAGATCGGTGCAGGTGATCAGGGATTGATGTTTGGATATGCATGTAAAGAGACTCCGGAGCTTATGCCGCTGCCAATCTCATTGGCACATAAACTCACTGCAAAACTTGCAGAGGTTAGAAAGAATGGTACCGTACCTTTCTTACGTCCTGACGGTAAGGCACAGGTTTCTGTTAAGTATGTGGATGAAAAACCGGTTTCGATCGATACGATCGTTATCTCGACACAGCACCATGATACTGTTTCTCTTGAGCAAGTGCAAAAAGCAGTCCTTGAAGAGGTGATCAAACCGGTAATACCGGCTGAAATGATGCATGATGATATCACTTACCATATCAATCCGACAGGAAGATTTGTTATCGGAGGTCCTCAAGGTGATGCAGGACTGACAGGACGTAAGATTATTGTTGATACCTACGGTGGTTCATGTCCACACGGCGGTGGAGCATTTTCAGGTAAAGATCCGACCAAGGTGGACCGATCTGCGGCATATGCAGCAAGATATGTAGCTAAGAACCTTGTGGCTGCAGGTGCATGTGAAAAAGCAACGATCCAGATCGCATATGCGATCGGTGTAGCTGCACCTGTATCGATCTATATCAACACGCATGGAACAGCTGTAGTAGAAGAGGCGAAGATCACAGAGTGTGTGAAAGCACTTTTTGATCTGACACCAAAGGGGATCATAGATGAACTTGATTTGCTCAGACCAATCTATAAAAAGACTGCTGCTTACGGTCATTTCGGTAGAGAAGATAGTGACTTTACATGGGAACAGACTACTAGAGTAGATGAGATCAAAAGCTTTTTAGGGCTATAA